GGCGCCGAGAAGCAGTTGCGCGAATTCGCCGACGGCATAGCGCCCGGCTACCGGGTGGCCGACGAACGGTTTCTCGCTTCCGGGGTCCCACTGGTGTGGGATGCGTTGCGGCACTTCGTCGGGCCGGACCTCTCGCGGTCCGGCTACGCGCTGACGGCGGATGGTTTCGCTACCGACTTCGCCATCGAATACAGCGTGTACGGACACAGCGGCGGAATTCGGCGTTGGTTCAACGACGACCTGATCCTGATCGCGGGCTTCAACCGCCCTGCGGTACCGGCAGCGGCAGACCCGGACGCCTACCTCTACGGATACTTCCGGCTCGCCCGGACCTGATGACTTACAGCGAGTCGAAGCATTGACTCGACGAAGACCCCTGCTGGATGGCGGCATTCTGGGTCGAGAATTTCACCACCACACCGGAATCGGTGACTGCCACGCTGTCGAGGTGGATGCCCAGCGGAAGGTTGTCGGTCACCTTTGCGGTCAGTTCGTCGAGGCGGCGCTGCACGGTATCGGTGTCGAGGTCGTGGCCCAGCGCCTCCAGATCGACCACCTGCAGCGACAGCCCGTTGTTCACCAGTTGCGGCTTGACGGTCGCCTTGTTGAGCAGGCCCTTGAGTTGGACGGTGCCGGCACCCGGGTCGGCGGTGACACTGCCGGTGACGATGCTGCCGATCATCGGGACCACGTCCTGAATCGACTGCTTGATCCCGTCGGCCGGCCAGGTGATGGTGCCCTCCAGTGACCCGATGGTGCCTTTGGAGTCCGAGGCACCCGCGCCCTTGTTCAGCCGGACGTTGCGGATGTCCAGATCGAGCTGCATGCCCTTGGCCTGCCGGATCTGGTTACCGGCGGTCTTGACCGAGATGTGGGAGTACTCGCCGTTGAAGTACTGCGCTAGCACCGGGGGAGTGGTCCCGAAGGACACGGTGGCGTCGTCCTGCGCCTCGCATTTGACGGCTTCGGCGACCAGGGTGTTCGCACGGTGGCGGGCGTAGAGCTCACCGCCGAGCATTCCTACCAGTGCTATTGCGAGCACCGCGGTCAAGGCCAGCATGATCGCCGGCAGGCCGGAAAACCGATGTGTGGGTCCGGGTGCGCTCATTGTGCAAGGTTACAGATGCGCGAAGCAGGGGTCATCCGTCCGCGGAATCGAGGCGTTATGGGTGGAGAACCGCGCCACCACACCGGTATCGGTGACCTCGATGCTGTCGGCGCGCAGACCGAGCGGATAGCGCTTGGTCAACTCCGTGGCGAACCGGTCCAACTCGGGTTGCAGCGACTCTCGCGGCAGAGTCAGGGCGCCTAGGCCGGTCAGTTTCTGCACCTGCAGGGATAGACCCCCGTTGACGACTTCGGGCTTGACCACGACGGTGGCCAGACCGAACGCACCGCGCAGCTCGACGGTGCCGTCCTGTGCATTGGTCTTGAGGTCGGAGACCAGGTTGCCCAGGATCGGCACCATGTTCTGCACGGTCTCTTTGATCCCGGCCGACGGCCAGGTCAGCGTCGCCTGCAGGGAACCGATGGTGCCCCGCGAGTCGCCGGTGCCGTGCAGATCGACATCGGAGATGCTCAGGTCGGCGGTCATCTGCTTGGCGTCTTTGACCTGATTGCCCGCAGTGTGGATGGAGATGTTGGTGTAGTTGCCGGTGATGTGCTGCCACAAGAACGGCGGCGTCACCCCGAACGAGGCGCTGGCCTTGTCGTTCACCACGCACTCGGTTGCCTTGGCCACCTTGCTGTCGCCGATACGGCGGGCGATCAACTCGGCGCCGATCACCCCCGCCAGCGCCAGCGCGATCACTGTCACCAAGATCAGGACCAGGGCCAGCGGGTCACGTAGCACCGAAGCCGACCGTGACGGGGCGTCCGGGGCTTCGATCACGGTGGTGGGCGCCTCAGCGGCCTGCGTCGGCGCCGGCTGCGGCACCGGGTCCGTGGGCGGCGACCCGGCGCCCTGCGCGGGCGCCGGGGTCTGCGGCGGCACGGGAGGGTGTGCAGGTGCCGCGGGAATCCGGGTGGTGGGCTCTTCACGCCCGCCCGCCGGCATCTGCTGGGTGGGCGAGGCGGACGGCTCCGGCGGACGGGGCGGCGTAGCGCTGCCTTGGGGTTCGGGCTGGCCGGTGGGGCGAGCCCAGGGTGACTCGTCTTGGGGAGGTCCGGGCGGATTGCTCACCCGCGCGATTGTGCCTTACCGACCTGAAGGAAGCTCGCACGATTGCTCAACACCGCTAGCGTCCGGCGGGCGGTGGAGACCGCGTCGAGGTCGATGTCGCAGACCAGTAGCTGCGGCGATGCGCCGGCAGCGGCGATCACCTCACCCCACGGCGAGGTGATCATGCTGTGGCCCACTCCGGTCGGCGCGCCCGAGGAATCCTCGGCAACGCCTGGGTCGGCCTGCCCTACCGCGACGACATAGCTGGTTGAATCCAGCGCCCGGGCCCGAGCCAGCAGCTCCCACTGGGACAGCTTTCCCGGGCCGGCGCCCCACGAGGCGCAGACCGCGATCAGCTGTGCGCCGCGGTCGGCCAATTCGGTGTACAGCGCCGGGAACCGGATGTCATAACAGGTCGACAACCCGACGCCGACGCCGTTGACATCGATCACCACCGGCTCGAATCCCGGTGCCACCGTGCGTGATTCGGTGAAACCGAAGGCGTCGTAGAGGTGGACCTTGTGATAGTGCGTGTCGGTTCCGGGGCCGACCGCCAACAACGTGTTGGTGACGCGTCCACCATCGGCCGGGGTGAACATTCCGGCGACCACGGTGATCTGAGCTCGCGCGGCGACTTCGCGAACCTGCGTGGCCCACGGCCCGTCGAGAGGCTCGGCAACCGGGCCCAGCGGCACCCCGAACCGGCACATCGCCGCCTCCGGGAACACCACCAGCGACGCCCCCTGCTCGGCGGCCCGTTCGGTGTAGTCGGTCACCAGTTGCAGATTCGCGGCCGGGTCGGCGCCGCTGAGTATCTGCGCACAAGCAATCCGCATGGATCCAGCCTATGCCGTCGGTGTTGCGCCGCCCTGCCGCAGCCACGTCGCGGTGAACCGCTGCTCGCTGGTCATCAGCTCGGCCAACTGCCCGCCGATGAAACTCTCGATCTTGCCGCCCACCAGCGGGATGTCGACCTGCACGGTCGCGGTCAGCCGCAGCTCACAGCCGCCGGATGCCGGCGCCAGGATCGCGTCGCCGGACAGCTTTGCCGGTGCGCCGACGACCTTGCCGGTCACCTGGGCGCGTGCGCGCCCGTCGCGCACCGGATGCCATGTCTCGTGCCGCGCCACATCCAAATTGCCCGGATGAAACTGGGCCGCCAGCGCGGGCAGCTTCTCCCGGTGAATGCCCTGCGTGGTGGCGACGTCGACGCCGCCATCGGGGCCGACGGTCATCGCGTCCAACGCCACGACATCGGCTCCGGAGTCGGCCAGCCGGGCTCGCCAGTAGTGCTCGTCGGCGAAGACGGCATACACCTGCTCGACGGTTGCCGAGTAGTGCTCGGAGAGCGTGAATGTACGCGGCATAGCTGGTCACGCTACCGTTACCGGCCGTGGCGGGTTCCGAGTTCGCGGGCGCGCGTGTCGCTGAGGCGGTGCCGCTGGCGCCCTTGACCACCCTGCGGGTGGGACCGGTCGCCCGACGGGTCATCACGTGCGCCGACACCGAGCAGATCGTGGCAACGCTGGGTCAACTCGACGCGGCCGGTGACCGTCCGCTGCTGCTCGCTGGCGGCTCCAACGTGCTGATCGCCGACGACCTCGAAGACCTGACCGCCGTCGTGTTGGCCAACGACGGCATCACCATCAACGGCACTCTGCTGCGCGCCGAAGCCGGCGCAGTCTGGGACGAGGTCGTCGCCCGCGCGGTCGCTGCGAACCTGGGCGGGCTGGAGTGCTTGTCGGGCATTCCCGGCTCGGCGGGCGCTACCCCGGTGCAGAACGTCGGGGCCTACGGCGTCGAGGTCGCCGACCGCCTGACCCGGGTTCTGCTGCTGGATCGGCGCAGCGGCGAGGTGCGCTGGACACCGGCGGCCGAGCTGGAACTCGGCTATCGCACCAGCGTGCTCAAGTACTCCGATGCGGTGGTGGTGCTGGAGGTCGAATTCGAACTGGATGCGGGTGGGCGCAGCGCGCCGCTGCGATACGGCGAGTTGACCACCGCGCTGCAGGCCGCCGACGGCGAGCACCGCGACCCGGCAGCGGTCCGCGCCGCGGTGCTGGCGCTGCGCGCGGCAAAGGGCATGGTGCTCGACGCCGATGACCACGACACCTGGAGTGTCGGCTCGTTCTTTACCAATCCGGTTGTGTCACAAGATGTCTACCGCGGCGTGGCTGATCGGGAAAGCGGATCGGTGCCGCACTGGGAAGCCCCGAGTGGGGTGAAGCTGGCGGCCGGCTGGCTGGTGGAGCGGTCCGGTTTCAGCAAGGGCTATCCCGGGCCGGATGCGCCGGCGCGACTGTCCACCAAACACGCGTTGGCGTTGACCAACCGGGGCGGGGCCACCTCCGCCGACATCCTGAGCCTGGCCCGCGTCGTGCGTGACGGGGTGCGGGACGCGTTCGGTATCACCCTGCACCCCGAGCCGGTCCTGGTCGGGTGCGCGCTGTAAACCGGGTGTAAGCAGCATCGCAGGTGGTCAGGCGGCTGGGCCGGTATCTTGGAATGCCGTGACCCTGAACCGGCGACGTGCGTTGGCGGCGCTGGCTGCCGGGGTTGTGGCGCCGACCACATTGGCCGGATGTTTCGGTCAGCCCGGGAAGAGCGCCGAGAAGGCGCCACAGTCTGCGCCTGCCCTGACGTTTGAGCCCGCCCTGGAACACGGAGCGGTGGCCGACGTGCTGCCCACCGCCGCCGTCGCCGTCACGGTGCGCGACGGCTGGTTTCAGCGGGTGGCGCTGACCAGCCCGGCCGGAAAGGTGCTCAGCGGAACGTTCAACCGGGAGCGCAACCGCTACACCGTCACCGAGCCGTTGGGCTATGACTCCGTCTACACCTGGAGCGGGTCGGTGGTGGGGCACGACGGCAATGCGGTGCCGGTCAGCGGCAGCATCACCACGGTCGCGCCCGCCGTCGTCATCGACGGTGGCTTTCAGCTGGCCGATGGACAGACGGTGGGCGTCGCCGCGCCGGTGATCTTGCAGTTCGACGGGCCGATCGCCGACAAGGCGGCCGTCGAGCGGGCATTGACCGTCATCACCGAGCCGCCGGTGGAAGGCAGCTGGGCCTGGTTGCCCGACGAGGTGCAGGGGGCCCGGGTGCACTGGCGCAGTCGGGACTATTTCCCGGCCGGAACCAAGGTCAGCGTCAACGCCAAGCTGTACGGACTGGCGTTCGGCGACGGCGCCTACGGGGCCCAGGACATGTCCCTGGACTTCGCGATCGGCCGGCGCCAGGTGGTGCGCGCGGAAGTCTCGTCGCACCGCATTCAGGTGGCCCGCGACGAGGGCGTGATCATGGACTTCCCCTGCAGCTACGGCGAAGCCGACAAGCCGCGCAACGTCACTCGCAACGGCATCCACGTGGTCAGCGAGAAGTACGCGGACTTCTACATGTCCAACCCGGCCGCCGGCTACAGCAACATCCATGAGCGCTGGGCGGTCCGCATCTCCAACAACGGCGAGTTCATCCACGCCAACCCGGCCAGTGCGGGCGCTCAGGGCAACACCAACGTCACCAACGGCTGCATCAACTTGTCGACAGACGACGCCGAGCAGTACTTCCACAGCGCGATCTACGGCGACCCCGTCGAAGTGACCGGCAGCTCGATCGAGCTGTCCTACGCCGACGGGGATATCTGGGACTGGGCGGTGGACTGGGACACCTGGGTCTCGATGTCGGCTTTGTCGAGTTCCGAACCACCCCGGACCTCACTGCCCCGCACCGCGCCGGCCACCCCGACCGACGCGCCGACACTGTCGGGCACGCCCACGACTACGACGAGCTCGAGTCCTTCACCCGGCGGTTAGCCCGGGTCGCAGATGCCTGGTCGCGGGGGCGGATGACGATCTGGTCGAGGTCGACGTGCGGCGGCCGGGAGGACACGAACCCGATCACCTCGGCGATGTCGGCCGCCGTCAGCGGCGTCAGGCCGGAATAGACGGCGTCAGCGCGGTCGCGGTCGCCTTCGAAGCGCACCAGCGAGAACTCGGTGTCCACCATGCCGGGAGCGATTTCGGTGAGCCGCACCGGCTTTCCCAGCAGTTCGCCGCGCAGCGTGCGGTGCAGTGCGCTTTGAGCGTGCTTGGCCGAGGTGTAGCCGGCGCCACCGTCATAGATTTCGAACGCCGCGATCGAAGTCACCGTGACCACCAGGCCGTCCCCGGACGCGACCAGTTTCGGCAGCAGCGCACGCGTCACCTGCAGGGTGCCCAGCACATTGGTCTCCCACATCCAGCGCCAGTGCTCGAGATCGGCCTGTTCTACCGATGCCAGACCCTTGGCGCCGCCGGCGTTGTTGACCAGCACGTTTATTGAACCGGAGAGCGACTCGCAGACCTGTTCGCACCTCTGGGCCAAGTCGGCGACGGCGGCCGGGTCAGTGACGTCGGTCACTACTGCGGTGCCGCCGATCTCGTCGGCCAGCGCGGCGATCCGATCGGCGCGGCGGGCCGCGACGATGACGTGAAAGCCTTGTCCGGCAAGGGTTCTCGCGGTCGCCTCGCCGATGCCTGAGCTGGCGCCGGTGACCACCGCAATGCGCTGAGCGTGCGCAGATGTCGTCATCGCGTCAACCTTAGTGATCGTGATAGATTCTCAGCTATGTCTCGCAGTGCCCGCTTTCTGACAGCGGTCTGTCTGGTCGCCCACGGCGCGTGTTGTCGCGCGTGTTGCTGCGCCTGACCTGCTGCGAGTAGCGCTCCTTAGGAGAATCCGCCGGGTCGTAGGCGTAAACGGCCCTCATTCGGATTTTTCTCCAGACAAGGACATCTCGTGCGTACTACCTCTCTCACCGCTCACCTGGCCAGCCACCGCAACGGTCGCCTCCGTTCTCACCCGCGCGTGGTAGCCCCGGCCCTGCAGCTCGCCGACAGCGCCGGCGCCGAGGTGTTCGCCGCGGTTCGCCAACATGGCCCGGTCGCGCGGGAGGCCATCGCCGGCGTCACCTCGCTGAGCGTGGCCACGGTCAACCGCCAGGTCAGTGCGCTGCTGGAAGCCGGATTGCTGCTGGAGCGCGCCGACCTGGCCACGTCCGGGGCGATCGGGCGGCCGCGTCGGCCGGTGGTGGTCAACCACGAACCGTTCCTCACCCTGGGCCTGCACATCGGGGCCAAGACCACCAGCATTGTGGCCACCGACCTGCTCGGACGCACGCTGGACGTCGTCGAGACCCCGACACCGAACAATGGCGCGACGCCGGCGCTGGCATCGCTGGCCGCCAGCGCCAGCCGGTACCTGACCCGCTGGCAGAAGCGCCGGCCGCTGTGGGTCGGCGTGGCGACCGGTGGCGCAGTCGACGGGGCCACCGGCCACGTGGACCACCCGCGGCTGGGCTGGACGGCAGCGCCGGTCGGACCCGTGTTGGCCGAGGAGCTGGGCCTGCCCGTATCGGTGGCCTCCCACGTGGATGCGATGGCCGGGGCGGAACTGCTGTTCGGGGTGCGGCGGCCGACGGCCAACAGCACCACCAGCCTCTACGTCTACGCCCGCGAAACGGTCGGCTACGCCCTGGTGATCGGCGGCCGGGTGCACAGCCCGGCCAGTGGTCCCGGCACCATCGCCGGGCTGCCGGTGTACTCGGAACTGCTCGGGGGCACCGGGCATCTGGAGTCCACCGTCAGCGATGAGGCGGTACTGGCCGCGGCTCGTCGGTTGCGGCTGCTGCCCGAGGGCAAGGGCGCCGTGTCGGCGGCGGTGACCACCCTGGTGCGCGAGGCGCGCGGCGGTGACGAGCGAGCGGCGGCACTGCTGACCGAGCGGGCCCGCGCACTGGGCGAAGCGGTCGCGCTGTTGCGCGATGTGCTCAACCCCGATGACCTGGTGGTCGGTGGCCAGGGTTTCACCGAATACCCCGAGGGCATGGTCGAGGTGGAGCGGGCATTTACGCAGCGCTCAGTGCTCCCGCCGCGCAGCATCCGCGTCACCGCGTTCGGCAACCGGGTTCAGGAGGCCGGCGCCGGCACCGTGGCACTGGGCGGACTCTACGCCGACCCGGTCGGGGCGATGCGTCGCTCCCGCGGGCCGGTCGCCCGCGTGGTCCCGGAAGTGTCCGCCTGACCGCACCTGTAAAGATGGCGGGGTGGGCTATGGCGTCGGAGGGGTCGGAGGCAGCAGAGCCGATGTGCACCGGGTAGCGCTGCTGTCGGTACACACCTCGCCGCTGGCCCAACCCGGCACCGGCGATGCCGGCGGAATGAACGTCTACGTCCTGCAGAGCGCGCTGCATCTGGCGCGCCGCGGGGTCGCAGTGGAAGTGTTCACCCGCGCCACATCGTCGATCGACCCGCCGGTGCAGCACGTCGCGCCCGGCGTGCTGGTGCGCAACGTCGTGGCCGGGCCGTTCGAAGGCCTGGACAAGAACGACCTGCCCACGCAGCTGTGCGCGTTCGCCGCCGGGGTGCTGCGCGCCGAGGCCGCTCACGAGCCCGGCTACTACGACGTCGTGCATTCGCACTACTGGCTCTCGGGTCAGGTCGGCTGGCTGGCCGCGGACAGGTGGGCGGTACCACTGGTGCACACCGCGCACACCCTGGCCGGCGTGAAGAACGCCGCCCTGGCTGCCGGGGACGCCCCGGAACCGCCCCTGCGCGCGGTCGGCGAGCAGCAGGTCGTCGATGCGGCGGACCGGCTGATCGTCAACACCGACGACGAGGCACAGCAACTCATCGCCCTGCATGAGGCGGACCCGCGCCGGATCGACGTGGCGCACCCGGGCGTCGACCTGGAGGTGTTTGAGCCCGGCGACAAGTTGGCAGCGCGGCAGGCGCTGGGGTTATCGGCAGGCGAACCGATCGTGGCGTTCGTCGGCCGCATCCAGCCGCTCAAGGCGCCCGACATCCTGCTGCGTGCGGCCGCGAAACTGCCCGGGGTACGCGTGGTGGTGGCCGGCGGACCGTCGGGCAGCAGCGGTTTGGCGGAACCGGGCGGTCTGGTTCGGCTGGCGGCGGAACTGGGTATCAGTGACCGGGTGACATTCCTGCCACCGCAGTCCCGCGCGGATCTGGCGACGCTGTTCCAAGCCGCCGACCTGGTGGCGGTGCCGAGCTACTCCGAATCGTTCGGTCTGGTGGCGCTGGAGGCGCAGGCCTGCGGGACGCCGGTGGTTGCCGCGGCCGTCGGCGGGTTGCCGGTGGCGGTGCGCGACGGGGTCACCGGGCGACTGGTCGACGGGCACGGGATCGAGGCGTGGGCAACCGCTCTCGACGAGCTGCTGCGGCTGTGTTCGGGACCTCGCGGATGGGCGATG
The window above is part of the Mycolicibacter sp. MU0102 genome. Proteins encoded here:
- a CDS encoding DUF2993 domain-containing protein, yielding MSAPGPTHRFSGLPAIMLALTAVLAIALVGMLGGELYARHRANTLVAEAVKCEAQDDATVSFGTTPPVLAQYFNGEYSHISVKTAGNQIRQAKGMQLDLDIRNVRLNKGAGASDSKGTIGSLEGTITWPADGIKQSIQDVVPMIGSIVTGSVTADPGAGTVQLKGLLNKATVKPQLVNNGLSLQVVDLEALGHDLDTDTVQRRLDELTAKVTDNLPLGIHLDSVAVTDSGVVVKFSTQNAAIQQGSSSSQCFDSL
- a CDS encoding DUF2993 domain-containing protein; translation: MSNPPGPPQDESPWARPTGQPEPQGSATPPRPPEPSASPTQQMPAGGREEPTTRIPAAPAHPPVPPQTPAPAQGAGSPPTDPVPQPAPTQAAEAPTTVIEAPDAPSRSASVLRDPLALVLILVTVIALALAGVIGAELIARRIGDSKVAKATECVVNDKASASFGVTPPFLWQHITGNYTNISIHTAGNQVKDAKQMTADLSISDVDLHGTGDSRGTIGSLQATLTWPSAGIKETVQNMVPILGNLVSDLKTNAQDGTVELRGAFGLATVVVKPEVVNGGLSLQVQKLTGLGALTLPRESLQPELDRFATELTKRYPLGLRADSIEVTDTGVVARFSTHNASIPRTDDPCFAHL
- a CDS encoding carbon-nitrogen hydrolase family protein, with the translated sequence MRIACAQILSGADPAANLQLVTDYTERAAEQGASLVVFPEAAMCRFGVPLGPVAEPLDGPWATQVREVAARAQITVVAGMFTPADGGRVTNTLLAVGPGTDTHYHKVHLYDAFGFTESRTVAPGFEPVVIDVNGVGVGLSTCYDIRFPALYTELADRGAQLIAVCASWGAGPGKLSQWELLARARALDSTSYVVAVGQADPGVAEDSSGAPTGVGHSMITSPWGEVIAAAGASPQLLVCDIDLDAVSTARRTLAVLSNRASFLQVGKAQSRG
- a CDS encoding DUF2505 domain-containing protein, with product MPRTFTLSEHYSATVEQVYAVFADEHYWRARLADSGADVVALDAMTVGPDGGVDVATTQGIHREKLPALAAQFHPGNLDVARHETWHPVRDGRARAQVTGKVVGAPAKLSGDAILAPASGGCELRLTATVQVDIPLVGGKIESFIGGQLAELMTSEQRFTATWLRQGGATPTA
- a CDS encoding UDP-N-acetylmuramate dehydrogenase; its protein translation is MAGSEFAGARVAEAVPLAPLTTLRVGPVARRVITCADTEQIVATLGQLDAAGDRPLLLAGGSNVLIADDLEDLTAVVLANDGITINGTLLRAEAGAVWDEVVARAVAANLGGLECLSGIPGSAGATPVQNVGAYGVEVADRLTRVLLLDRRSGEVRWTPAAELELGYRTSVLKYSDAVVVLEVEFELDAGGRSAPLRYGELTTALQAADGEHRDPAAVRAAVLALRAAKGMVLDADDHDTWSVGSFFTNPVVSQDVYRGVADRESGSVPHWEAPSGVKLAAGWLVERSGFSKGYPGPDAPARLSTKHALALTNRGGATSADILSLARVVRDGVRDAFGITLHPEPVLVGCAL
- a CDS encoding L,D-transpeptidase codes for the protein MTLNRRRALAALAAGVVAPTTLAGCFGQPGKSAEKAPQSAPALTFEPALEHGAVADVLPTAAVAVTVRDGWFQRVALTSPAGKVLSGTFNRERNRYTVTEPLGYDSVYTWSGSVVGHDGNAVPVSGSITTVAPAVVIDGGFQLADGQTVGVAAPVILQFDGPIADKAAVERALTVITEPPVEGSWAWLPDEVQGARVHWRSRDYFPAGTKVSVNAKLYGLAFGDGAYGAQDMSLDFAIGRRQVVRAEVSSHRIQVARDEGVIMDFPCSYGEADKPRNVTRNGIHVVSEKYADFYMSNPAAGYSNIHERWAVRISNNGEFIHANPASAGAQGNTNVTNGCINLSTDDAEQYFHSAIYGDPVEVTGSSIELSYADGDIWDWAVDWDTWVSMSALSSSEPPRTSLPRTAPATPTDAPTLSGTPTTTTSSSPSPGG
- a CDS encoding SDR family oxidoreductase — its product is MTTSAHAQRIAVVTGASSGIGEATARTLAGQGFHVIVAARRADRIAALADEIGGTAVVTDVTDPAAVADLAQRCEQVCESLSGSINVLVNNAGGAKGLASVEQADLEHWRWMWETNVLGTLQVTRALLPKLVASGDGLVVTVTSIAAFEIYDGGAGYTSAKHAQSALHRTLRGELLGKPVRLTEIAPGMVDTEFSLVRFEGDRDRADAVYSGLTPLTAADIAEVIGFVSSRPPHVDLDQIVIRPRDQASATRANRRVKDSSSS
- a CDS encoding ROK family protein, yielding MRTTSLTAHLASHRNGRLRSHPRVVAPALQLADSAGAEVFAAVRQHGPVAREAIAGVTSLSVATVNRQVSALLEAGLLLERADLATSGAIGRPRRPVVVNHEPFLTLGLHIGAKTTSIVATDLLGRTLDVVETPTPNNGATPALASLAASASRYLTRWQKRRPLWVGVATGGAVDGATGHVDHPRLGWTAAPVGPVLAEELGLPVSVASHVDAMAGAELLFGVRRPTANSTTSLYVYARETVGYALVIGGRVHSPASGPGTIAGLPVYSELLGGTGHLESTVSDEAVLAAARRLRLLPEGKGAVSAAVTTLVREARGGDERAAALLTERARALGEAVALLRDVLNPDDLVVGGQGFTEYPEGMVEVERAFTQRSVLPPRSIRVTAFGNRVQEAGAGTVALGGLYADPVGAMRRSRGPVARVVPEVSA
- the mshA gene encoding D-inositol-3-phosphate glycosyltransferase — encoded protein: MGYGVGGVGGSRADVHRVALLSVHTSPLAQPGTGDAGGMNVYVLQSALHLARRGVAVEVFTRATSSIDPPVQHVAPGVLVRNVVAGPFEGLDKNDLPTQLCAFAAGVLRAEAAHEPGYYDVVHSHYWLSGQVGWLAADRWAVPLVHTAHTLAGVKNAALAAGDAPEPPLRAVGEQQVVDAADRLIVNTDDEAQQLIALHEADPRRIDVAHPGVDLEVFEPGDKLAARQALGLSAGEPIVAFVGRIQPLKAPDILLRAAAKLPGVRVVVAGGPSGSSGLAEPGGLVRLAAELGISDRVTFLPPQSRADLATLFQAADLVAVPSYSESFGLVALEAQACGTPVVAAAVGGLPVAVRDGVTGRLVDGHGIEAWATALDELLRLCSGPRGWAMRRAAASHAAQFSWERTVDAQLASYSRAIEDFAAARGGRMRVLGSARRPRRWPTRRGARA